In Nocardia asteroides, a single genomic region encodes these proteins:
- a CDS encoding RibD family protein produces the protein MSAGPGAAPARTPDPAGPSDGEQGSARQPQHGHTRPHVLLSVAVSVDGYIDDASPQRLLLSNAADFDRVDQVRAESDAVLIGAETLRRDNPRLLVNSAERRAARAAAGKPEYPLKITVTALGNLDAGLRFWHHGGAKLVYTTDAGRTRLGDRLTGLAEVRSLGPELDLSVLLDDLGARGIGRLMVEGGTRMHTAFLAAGLADELHVAVAPILVGDAAAPRFVGQAAFPGGPAHRMRLAGVAAVGDVAVLRYLPRGREES, from the coding sequence GTGAGCGCGGGCCCAGGTGCGGCGCCGGCGCGCACCCCCGACCCGGCCGGGCCGTCGGACGGCGAGCAGGGCTCGGCGCGGCAGCCGCAGCACGGGCACACCCGGCCGCACGTACTGTTGTCCGTCGCGGTGAGCGTGGACGGCTATATCGATGACGCGAGCCCGCAGCGGCTGCTGCTCTCGAACGCCGCGGATTTCGACCGGGTCGACCAGGTGCGGGCCGAGTCCGACGCCGTTCTGATCGGCGCCGAGACGCTGCGCCGGGACAACCCCCGGCTCCTGGTGAACAGCGCCGAGCGGCGTGCCGCTCGGGCGGCGGCGGGCAAACCGGAGTACCCGCTCAAGATCACGGTGACCGCGCTGGGAAACCTCGATGCCGGGCTGCGGTTCTGGCACCACGGCGGCGCCAAGCTCGTCTACACCACCGACGCGGGCCGGACCAGGCTCGGCGACCGGCTGACCGGGCTGGCCGAGGTGCGCAGCCTCGGCCCTGAGCTCGACCTGTCCGTCCTGCTCGACGATCTCGGCGCGCGCGGGATCGGACGGCTCATGGTCGAGGGCGGCACCCGGATGCACACCGCCTTCCTCGCCGCCGGGCTCGCCGACGAACTGCACGTCGCGGTGGCGCCGATCCTGGTCGGCGACGCGGCGGCCCCGCGCTTCGTCGGGCAGGCCGCCTTCCCCGGCGGCCCCGCGCACCGCATGCGGCTGGCGGGGGTGGCAGCCGTCGGCGACGTGGCCGTACTGCGCTACCTGCCGCGCGGCCGGGAGGAGAGCTGA
- a CDS encoding deaminase, protein MPADDDHRFLERAIALARLSPPSATAFSVGAVLVADGIELATGYSRELHEKNHAEEAALAKLAADDPRLRLATLYSTLEPCSQRATASRRPCTRRVLDAGIPRVVIAWREPATFVADCVGVELLRQHGVEVVELPELAEAARAVNRHLDLS, encoded by the coding sequence ATGCCCGCGGACGACGACCACCGGTTCCTGGAACGCGCCATCGCCCTCGCCCGGCTGAGCCCGCCGAGCGCGACCGCCTTCTCGGTGGGCGCGGTGCTGGTGGCGGACGGAATCGAGCTCGCGACCGGCTACTCGCGCGAACTGCACGAGAAGAACCACGCCGAGGAGGCGGCGCTGGCGAAGCTGGCCGCCGACGATCCGCGGCTGCGCCTGGCCACGCTCTACAGCACGCTGGAGCCCTGCTCGCAGCGCGCGACGGCGAGCAGGCGGCCGTGCACCCGGCGGGTGCTCGACGCGGGGATCCCGCGCGTGGTGATCGCCTGGCGCGAGCCGGCCACCTTCGTGGCCGACTGCGTCGGCGTCGAACTGCTGCGGCAGCACGGCGTCGAGGTGGTCGAGCTGCCCGAGCTGGCCGAGGCGGCGCGCGCGGTGAACCGCCACCTCGACCTCTCCTGA